AGCAGACTGTGCTGTCATAAAGTTATCACGGTCAGTATCACGAGCAACAGTTTCGTAGTCTTGACCACTATGCTCTGCCATTAAGCGGTTTAAACGTTCTTTAATAAATAGAATTTCACGCGCATGAATTTCAATATCCGATGCTTGACCGCGGAAACCACCTAATGGTTGGTGAATCATGACACGGGCATTTTCTAGACAATAGCGTTTGCCTTTAGCACCAGCATTTAATAAGAATGCACCCATTGAAGCAGCTTGGCCCATACAATATGTTACGACATCAGGTTTAATAAACTGCATCGTGTCATAAATAGCCATGCCCGCTGTCACAGATCCACCTGGAGAGTTGATATAAAGGTGGATATCTTTATCAGGATTTTCAGCTTCTAAAAACAACATTTGGGCAACAATTAGATTTGCCATGTTATCTTCAACTTCACCTGTTAAAAAAATGACGCGCTCACGTAAAAGTCGTGAATAAATATCAAAAGAACGTTCGCCGCGAGAAGATTGTTCAACCACAACAGGAACTAAAGCATTTTCAATTGTTGGAACATACATACGTTATTTATTCCTAAATTTTTTGTGACTTAACCTATGGCAACAATATGCGGGATAATTTCTCAAATTGCAAAAGGTTCGCACTGAAATATTATATTATTTATACCTAAGTACTTAATGTCGCACTCAAATTGACCACATAAAGAAAAACAAAAAAGGCGCCTAAGCGCCTTTTTCTAACTTCTAAAAAGATTAGCCCATACGGCGAGCTTGTTGTTCTTTCAATAAGTCATCATAAGATACAGCTTTGTCAGTCACTTTAGCACCAGCTAAGATGTGATCAACAACTTGATCTTCTAATACAACTGCTTCGATTTGAGCACGTTGTTGAGCATCATTTTTGAAGTATTCAATCACTTCAGTTGGATCTTCGTAAGAAGAAGCCATGTCGTCGATGTAAGCATCAACGCGAGCTTGGTCAACTTCAAGTTTAGCATCAGCTAAAACTTTGCTTACTAATACGCCAAGCTTAACAGAACGCTCTGCTTGTTCTTTGAACAATTCGTCAGGAAGCATGCTCTTGTCAAAAGATTGAGCGCCTGCACCACCAAATTGTTGAGTGAATTGTTGAACCATTTGTTGACGTTGGCGGTCAATTTCTTGAGCAACCATTGCAGTTGGAACTTCAACTTCGTTCGCAGCAACAAGTGCATCAAAAGCAGCTTGTTTAACTTGGTTACGTAAACCATTGCGAACTTCACGTTCCATATTCTTACGAACGTCAGCTTTTAATTTCTCAACGCCTTCTTCTTCAGTTACACCGAAGATTTTTAAGAATTCAGCATCAATTTCTGGAAGTTTTGATTTTTCAACTTGCTTCACAGTGATTTTGAACTGAGCTGCTTTACCAGCCAAGTTTTCAGCTTGGTAGTCTTCTGGGAAAGTAACATCAATTACTTTCTCTTCACCAGCTTTCATACCAACGATGCCGTCTTCAAAGCCAGGAATCATACGACCTGAACCTAATACGAGTTTAAAGTCTTCAGCAGAACCGCCTTCAAACTTCTCACCGTCGATAGTGCCTTCAAAGTCAAAAGTCACTTGCATGTCTTTTTTCGCCATGCCCTTGGTAACAGCCCAAGTTTGACGTTGTTTTTGCAAGTTTTCGATCATAGCATCAACGTCAGCATCTTTAATTTCAGCTGTTTTACGTTCAACTTCTAAACCGTCGAATGCTTGTACTGCAACTTCTGGATAAACTTCTACAGTCGCTTCAAAAACTAAAGCATCTTCTTTATGTTCAACTTTATCAATGTTCGGCATACCTACCGCATTGATTTTTTCTTGTTGAATTGCTTCAAAAACGCTATCACGAATGATGTCATTTACAACTTCTTGATAAATGCCTGCACCATATTCGCGGCGAACAACGTTTTCAGGTACTTTACCTGGACGGAAGCCGTTGATCTTCACAGTTTTGGCAGTGCGTTTCAAACGAGCTTCAAATTGCTCGTTAATACGGCTCGTCGGTACAGACACATTTAAACGACGGGCAACGCCCGAAACCGCTTCAGTCGTTACTTGCATGGCTTCCTCGATAAAAATTAGTGAGTAGGAACAGTTTTTTTAAAAGTGCTGTATTATATGACAACTTTCAAGATATACAAAATTAACCGATCACTTCATTTAAGTTAGCCTCGTTATTCTCGTAAATTTCACAGTAATTTTATGATTCTTTAAATATTTTTCATAAAGCATTAACTAAAACTAATTTTTTAGTTATTCTTCATAAATCTAAAATTACAATCAAAATCTAAATTTAATCGCTTTTACAAACAATTACTAAGAATCAGTAGATTAGCTAAATAAAAGTACAATTCACCATTCAATCATTCACTTTTTCTTCATAATTCAATTGGCAAATCCAATTAACACAAACTGTACATATAAATAAGAATTATTATTATTCGCATAACCTTTTAGTTTTAGAGTCCTGAAGTCATGTCTTTGATTAGAACACGTAAAAAAATTGTTTCTTCTGCGATAGCTTCTTCGTTATCAATGATTGCAACAACAGCCATGGCACAAGAAGCAATTTCACAATTACCAACGATTCATACTCAAGCGACTCAA
This genomic stretch from Acinetobacter oleivorans DR1 harbors:
- the clpP gene encoding ATP-dependent Clp endopeptidase proteolytic subunit ClpP, whose amino-acid sequence is MYVPTIENALVPVVVEQSSRGERSFDIYSRLLRERVIFLTGEVEDNMANLIVAQMLFLEAENPDKDIHLYINSPGGSVTAGMAIYDTMQFIKPDVVTYCMGQAASMGAFLLNAGAKGKRYCLENARVMIHQPLGGFRGQASDIEIHAREILFIKERLNRLMAEHSGQDYETVARDTDRDNFMTAQSAKEYGLVDQVLSKRP
- the tig gene encoding trigger factor encodes the protein MQVTTEAVSGVARRLNVSVPTSRINEQFEARLKRTAKTVKINGFRPGKVPENVVRREYGAGIYQEVVNDIIRDSVFEAIQQEKINAVGMPNIDKVEHKEDALVFEATVEVYPEVAVQAFDGLEVERKTAEIKDADVDAMIENLQKQRQTWAVTKGMAKKDMQVTFDFEGTIDGEKFEGGSAEDFKLVLGSGRMIPGFEDGIVGMKAGEEKVIDVTFPEDYQAENLAGKAAQFKITVKQVEKSKLPEIDAEFLKIFGVTEEEGVEKLKADVRKNMEREVRNGLRNQVKQAAFDALVAANEVEVPTAMVAQEIDRQRQQMVQQFTQQFGGAGAQSFDKSMLPDELFKEQAERSVKLGVLVSKVLADAKLEVDQARVDAYIDDMASSYEDPTEVIEYFKNDAQQRAQIEAVVLEDQVVDHILAGAKVTDKAVSYDDLLKEQQARRMG